The genomic stretch ATGAAATTAACTAAGTCATCAGGAGAAAAATATGATTATGCGCCGTTGTACAGCAGGTATGCTCTTTGGTTTATTGGTAATAATCAGTTCAACAGGTAATTGTGCTGGATTGCTGACACCAGTTAACAGCCACTATCAATCGCTAGAAATCAAAAGCCATGATGTTGAAGTTTCAGTTCAGGATGGCTACGTAGTTACTCAAATAATCCAAGTTTTTACAAATCCAAATATGCAAGATCTAGAAGCTAATTATACGTTCCCTGTACCTGAAGATGCGAGTGTTGCTGAGCTGACATATTGGATAAACGGTCAAGCAGTGACTGGTGAAGTTGTAGAGAAGCAACAAGCGAAACAGATTTATCAACAACAGAAAGCAGCAGGTCAACATACAGCCCTAACAGAGCAAGATGATTACAAGTCGTTTAATATTAAAGTATTCCCAGTTCAGGCCAATGATCAAGTGAAAATAAAATTGGTGTATTTTCAACAGATAAAGATCGACACAGCAATGGGGCGTTATGTCTATCCGCTAGAGGAGGGAGGTGTTGAACAAGCCAAAAATTCATTTTGGAACCGCAATGATAAAGTCGCGGAACGTTTTAGTTTTACCATGAATATTGACTCAGGTTACCCACTCGATGGTGTGCGACTACCACAGCAGACTCAAGCTAAGATTGAGAAAATAGATCCACAGCAATGGCGCATAAGCTACGACAATATTAAAGAGCAAGGTAATGAGTCGGCAAGTGTTATACATTTAGATCAGGATGTTGTGGTCTATTGGCGTCATCAGAGTGATCTACCTGGCAGTGTTGACCTGGTGACTTATCGAGCCGAACATCAAGCGCAAGGAACATTTATGCTGACGTTAACACCGGGAGACGACCTAGCAAAAAACTCGGGATCACGTGATTGGATCTTTGTGTTAGACAAGTCGGGCTCAATGAATGACAAGTATGCGACTTTGATTGAAGGGGTTCGTCAAGGTTTAGATAAACTGCCGCAGGGTGATAGATTTAAATTAATAACCTTTAATGATAGTGCGCATGCCGTGACGCCTGGTTATCTTGCAGTGACACCCGCTAATGTTAACCAAGCACTTATGACCATTAACAATCAAGGTGTTGATGGTGGTACTAATTTATATGCAGGCTTAGATTCAGCAATGCAAAACCTAGACAGTGATCGTAGTAGCGCAATTATCTTAGTGACCGACGGCGTTGCTAACGTCGGCGTTACAGAGAAGAAAGACTTTTTAAAACTATTAGAAAGCCGAGATGTCCGCTTATTTAGTTTTATCATGGGCAATAGCGCAAATAGACCATTATTAGAAGGGATGACAAATATCTCAAATGGTTTTTTTGCCAATATTTCAAATGCAGATGACATCATGGGGCAAATTATGCTGGCTACAAGCAAAATGACCCATCAAGCGATGCGTAATGTAACAGTTGATATAGAAGGGCTTAATGTTGACGACCTATCGCCACAACGATTACCGACTCTATATCGGGGGCAGCAACTTATCGTGTTTGGCCATTATACCGGGCAAGGTAATGCAATTATAAAATTGAGCGGTCAAATTAATGGCAAAGCGGTACAGTACCAAACTCAAATTGAATTTCCATTAACCCAGACTAGCAATCCTGAATTAGAGCGTTTATGGGCATATAGTCAAATTAAGGATCTTGAACAGCGTATTGATTACCTCGGTGAAAGCAGCGAATTAAAGCAGTCTATTATCAATTTATCGGTAGAATATGGTTTAGTAACCAACTACACCTCACTGCTTGTGGTTGAGCAGAATGTTTTTGAGCAGCTTGGCATTGTGCAAAATAATAAAGCTCTGGTAGCGCGAGAAGCAATTGCAAAAACTCAGCGCTCAAATTCCAGCAGTAAAAGTAACAGGGTTGATAGCGAACAACCGATGTTTACGAGTAGTAGACCCAGCACAGGTGGGGGATCGTCAGCTCCATTAACAATAATGACGTTAATGCTACTTATTTTAGTGCGCATACGCCAGGCAAGTAATAACTAAAATGCGCTAGCAGAGAACCTAGCAGAGAACCTAGCCGAGATGTTTACTAACATTAAGCCCCTGATATGTGGATATTAGAGGCTTAATGTTAAGTTACAGTGTCGGTTTGCTTCTTTTGTAAGCAAGCGAAATT from Gammaproteobacteria bacterium encodes the following:
- a CDS encoding VWA domain-containing protein, which encodes MIMRRCTAGMLFGLLVIISSTGNCAGLLTPVNSHYQSLEIKSHDVEVSVQDGYVVTQIIQVFTNPNMQDLEANYTFPVPEDASVAELTYWINGQAVTGEVVEKQQAKQIYQQQKAAGQHTALTEQDDYKSFNIKVFPVQANDQVKIKLVYFQQIKIDTAMGRYVYPLEEGGVEQAKNSFWNRNDKVAERFSFTMNIDSGYPLDGVRLPQQTQAKIEKIDPQQWRISYDNIKEQGNESASVIHLDQDVVVYWRHQSDLPGSVDLVTYRAEHQAQGTFMLTLTPGDDLAKNSGSRDWIFVLDKSGSMNDKYATLIEGVRQGLDKLPQGDRFKLITFNDSAHAVTPGYLAVTPANVNQALMTINNQGVDGGTNLYAGLDSAMQNLDSDRSSAIILVTDGVANVGVTEKKDFLKLLESRDVRLFSFIMGNSANRPLLEGMTNISNGFFANISNADDIMGQIMLATSKMTHQAMRNVTVDIEGLNVDDLSPQRLPTLYRGQQLIVFGHYTGQGNAIIKLSGQINGKAVQYQTQIEFPLTQTSNPELERLWAYSQIKDLEQRIDYLGESSELKQSIINLSVEYGLVTNYTSLLVVEQNVFEQLGIVQNNKALVAREAIAKTQRSNSSSKSNRVDSEQPMFTSSRPSTGGGSSAPLTIMTLMLLILVRIRQASNN